A region from the Takifugu rubripes chromosome 22, fTakRub1.2, whole genome shotgun sequence genome encodes:
- the stam gene encoding signal transducing adapter molecule 1, translating to MPLFATNPFDQDVEKATSEMNTAEDWGLILDICDKIGQSRSGPKECLRSIMRRVNHKDPHVAMQALTLLGACVSNCGKIFHLEVCSREFASEVSNVLNKGHPKVCEKLKALMVEWAEDFRNDPQLSLISAMIKNLREQGVTFPAVGSQAAEQAKASPALVAKDPSTSTNKKEEEDLAKAIELSLKEQRQQPQTSLSSLYPSTSSLLSSHKSDGRKVRAIYDFEAAEDNELTFKSGEIITILDDSDPNWWKGETYQGVGLFPSNFVTADLTAEPEMIKPEKKTVQFSEDVKVETIEPEQEPVFIDEDKMDQLLQMIQSADPTDNQSDSVELLQLEGSCNQMGPLIDQKLEDIDRKHSELSELNVKVMEALSLYAKLMNEDPVYAMYAKLQSQQYYMQQPGSATQPVYPGQPTSGSYAMSGTAVQGYVPMEQLPAAPPIPGQPAPGDVHMYIGQPPVYAGAPGNMAPADVQSYQNPSGASGAVSGTTPSGMTQMANYSAPCGTSTAPSSDAPQAPYSEKALL from the exons ATGCCTCTCTTCGCGACAAAcccatttgaccaagatgttg AGAAAGCGACCAGTGAGATGAACACAGCCGAGGACTGGGGCCTCATCCTGGACATATGTGATAAGATTGGGCAGTCACGCTCTGG CCCTAAAGAATGTCTTCGCTCGATCATGAGACGAGTAAACCACAAGGATCCCCATGTGGCCATGCAGGCCCTGACG CTCTTGGGGGCTTGTGTCTCAAACTGTGGGAAGATATTCCATTTGGAGGTGTGTTCCAGGGAGTTTGCCAGCGAAGTCAGTAACGTCTTAAACAAG GGTCACCCCAAAGTGTGTGAGAAGCTGAAAGCCCTGATGGTGGAGTGGGCGGAGGATTTTCGCAATGACCCCCAGCTCAGTCTGATCTCGGCCATGATCAAGAATTTGCGTGAACAGGGTGTAACTTTCCCTGCTGTGGGATCGCAG GCTGCAGAGCAGGCCAAAGCAAGCCCGGCTTTAGTGGCAAAGGATCCTTCTACCTCAACCaacaaaaaagaggaggaagatttgGCCAAAG CTATCGAGCTCTCGCTGAAGGAGCAGCGTCAGCAGCCACAGACCTCCCTGTCCAGCCTCTACCCCAGCACCTCCAGCCTGCTTTCCTCGCACAAGTCCGATGGCAGGAAAGTCCGCGCCATCTATGACTTTGAAGCCGCTGAGGATAACGAGCTCACTTTCAAGTCAGGAGAGATCATCACCATCTTGGACGACAG TGACCCAAACTGGTGGAAAGGCGAAACGTATCAAGGTGTTGGACTGTTTCCCTCCAACTTTGTCACAGCAGATCTCACTGCAGAGCCTGAGATGA TAAAACCAGAGAAAAAGACTGTACAGTTCAGTGAGGATGTCAAGGTGGAGACCATAGAGCCTGAACAAGAACCTGTGTTTATCGATGAG GACAAAATGGACCAGCTGCTTCAGATGATCCAAAGTGCAGATCCCACAGACAACCAGTCCGACAGTGTTGAGTTACTCCAGTTAGAAG GTTCCTGCAATCAGATGGGCCCCCTCATTGACCAGAAGTTGGAGGACATCGACAG GAAGCACTCGGAGCTGTCGGAGCTGAACGTGAAGGTGATGGAGGCTCTGTCTCTGTATGCCAAGCTGATGAACGAAGACCCGGTCTATGCCATGTACGCCAAGCTGCAGAGCCAGCAATATTACATGCAGCAACCTGGCAGCGCAACACAACCG GTGTACCCAGGTCAGCCCACATCAGGGTCGTACGCCATGAGTGGCACCGCCGTGCAGGGTTATGTCCCCATGGAACAGCTTCCCGCTGCACCTCCTATTCCTGGTCAGCCAGCCCCAGG CGATGTTCATATGTACATAGGCCAGCCGCCAGTCTACGCTGGCGCTCCAGGAAACATGGCTCCAGCTGATGTTCAGTCCTACCAGAACCCCAGCGGTGCTTCTGGTGCCGTCTCCGGTACAACTCCATCAGGCATGACTCAGATGGCCAACTACAGTGCCCCCTGTGGCACGAGCACAGCACCTTCTTCAGATGCCCCACAGGCCCCCTACTCGGAGAAAGCCTTACTATAG
- the tmem236 gene encoding transmembrane protein 236: protein MASGKTVKLVLYELLQFVALTVPIFVIMERFGRLIREVRGGDHTAYWLVVAASIAYVTSVTLLVWVPVKYLSLKRRGYISEITQWRPTVLAHVILCTFPCFAILIVSSKVQVDAGRRLDHFSELPVSLVLFALVCVDVIERLRPCRLIGHSDSLDPYIHMTGPVLTHLHHVTTVTDQLQADTSQTDVTSEVKNGSASSMYRDSAGSSASRMRATGTTYLYSPSQHLRPRAHSGRLGFLWRKDARAEVFMEGFVFWLDTVEMVRVAGEPSVFYSAWVFPVYILAFLSTLRAAITPNNPLLSFAGFALQDVPFFVLRVALIAVFGYLTSVFYPLKNVLISITFIYFTFLAKLRIFKRHSLF, encoded by the exons ATGGCCTCTGGGAAGACAGTCAAACTGGTCCTATATGAGCTGTTGCAGTTTGTTGCCCTCACTGTGCCCATCTTTGTCATCATGGAGAGGTTCGGGAGGCTCATCCGTGAGGTGAGAGGTGGGGATCACACGGCCTACTGGTTGGTGGTGGCCGCCTCCATCGCCTACGTGACCTCTGTGACTCTGCTGGTGTGGGTCCCTGTCAAATACCTGAGCCTGAAGAGGAGGGGGTACATCTCCGAGATCACACAGTG GAGACCTACAGTGCTGGCCCACGTCATCCTGTGCACGTTTCCCTGCTTTGCTATTTTGATAGTCAGCTCCAAG GTGCAGGTGGACGCCGGACGGAGGCTCGACCATTTCAGTGAGCTGCCCGTGTCGCTGGTGCTGTTTGCCCTCGTCTGTGTGGACGTCATAGAGAGGCTTCGCCCCTGCAGGCTGATTGGACACT CAGACAGCCTGGATCCATACATCCACATGACAGGCCCGGTCCTCACACAtctgcaccacgtgaccactgtGACCGACCAGCTGCAGGCCGATACAAGCCAGACTGATGTGACCTCTGAGGTCAAGAACGGCAGCGCCTCAAGCATGTACCGGGACTCAGCTGGGTCGTCCGCTTCCAGAATGCGAGCAACCGGCACCACCTACCTCTACTCCCCATCTCAGCACCTGCGCCCGCGGGCCCATTCTGGGCGTTTGGGTTTCCTCTGGAGGAAGGATGCCAGGGCAGAGGTATTCATGGAAGGCTTCGTGTTCTGGTTGGATACGGTGGAGATGGTGAGGGTCGCAGGGGAACCGTCGGTCTTCTACTCAGCCTGGGTGTTCCCGGTCTACATCTTGGCCTTCTTGTCCACTCTGCGGGCAGCCATCACTCCCAACAACCCTTTGTTGTCCTTCGCAGGCTTTGCTCTGCAGGACGTCCCATTCTTTGTCCTCCGGGTCGCTCTCATCGCCGTCTTTGGTTATTTGACGTCAGTCTTCTATCCCCTGAAGAATGTGCTCATCAGCATCACTTTTATCTACTTTACTTTCCTGGCAAAACTCAGGATTTTCAAAAGACACAGCTTGTTCTGA